The Camelus dromedarius isolate mCamDro1 chromosome 8, mCamDro1.pat, whole genome shotgun sequence genome includes a window with the following:
- the ADD3 gene encoding gamma-adducin isoform X1 encodes MSSDASQDVVTTPPPPSMPHKERYFDRINENDPEYIRERNMSPDLRQDFNMMEQRKRVTQILQSPAFREDLECLIQEQMKKGHNPTGLLALQQIADYIMANSFSGFTSPPLSTSGLGMVTPINDLPGADTSSYVKGEKLTRCKLASLYRLADLFGWAHLANTYISVRISKEQDHIIIIPRGLSFSEATASNLVKVNIIGEVVDQGSTNLKIDHTGFSPHAAIYSTRPDVKCVIHIHTLATAAVSSMKCGILPISQESLILGDVAYYDYQGSLDEQEERIQLQKVLGPSCKVLVLRNHGVVALGETVEEAFHYVFNVQIACEIQVRALAGAGGVDNLLVLDLQKYKTFTHTVAAAGGGGVNMASHQKWKVGEIEFEGLMRTLDNLGYRTGYAYRHPLIREKPRHKSDVEIPATVTAFSFEDDTVPLSPLKYMAQRQQREKTRWLNSPNTYMKVNVPEESRNGETSPRTKITWMKAEDSSKVSSGTPIKIEDPNQFVPLNTNPNEVLEKRNKIREQNRYDLKTAGPQSQLLAGIVVDKPPSTMQFEDDDHSPPAPPNPFSHLTEGELEEYKKTIERKQQGLEDAEQELLSDDASSVSQIQSQTQSPQNIPEKLEENDELFSKSFISMDMPVLIVNGKDDVHSVEEELAQRVSRLTTSTTIENIEITIKSPEKIEEVMSPEGSPSKSPSKKKKKFRTPSFLKKNKKKEKVEA; translated from the exons GCCTTTCGGGAAGACCTGGAATGCCTTATTCAAGAACAGATGAAGAAAGGCCACAATCCAACTGGATTACTAGCATTGCAACAGATTGCAGATTACATCATGGCCAATTCTTTTTCAGGCTTTACTTCACCTCCCCTCAGTACTTCAG gtCTCGGCATGGTCACACCTATCAATGACCTTCCTGGGGCAGATACATCCTCATACGTGAAAGGAGAAAAGCTTACTCGCTGTAAACTTGCCAGCCTGTACAGACTTGCAGACTTGTTTGGATGGGCCCACCTGGCAAATACGTATATCTCA gtAAGAATAAGTAAGGAGCAAGACCACATAATAATAATACCCAGAGGCCTGTCTTTTTCTGAAGCCACAGCCTCCAATTTG GTGAAAGTCAATATAATAGGAGAAGTGGTTGATCAGGGAAGTACTAATTTGAAAATTGACCACACAGGATTCAGTCCCCATGCGGCAATCTATTCAACACGTCCTGATGTTAAGTGCGTGATCCACATCCATACCCTTGCAACAGCAGCT GTATCCTCCATGAAGTGCGGGATCCTTCCAATTTCTCAAGAGTCCCTGATCCTGGGAGATGTCGCCTATTATGACTACCAAGGGTCACTTGATGAACAGGAGGAGAGAATTCAACTGCAGAAAGTTCTGGGACCAAGTTGTAAG GTGCTGGTACTCAGAAACCATGGTGTGGTGGCACTTGGAGAAACAGTCGAGGAGGCTTTTCATTACGTTTTTAATGTGCAGATAGCCTGTGAGATTCAG GTGCGGGCATTAgcaggggcaggtggggtggaCAATCTGCTTGTCCTGGATCTTCAGAAGTACAAAACTTTCACCCACACCGTAGCAGccgctggaggaggaggagtgaatATGGCTTCCCATCAAAAATGGAAGGTTGGCGAGATTGAGTTTGAAGGACTGATGAGGACTCTGGATAATTTG GGATACAGAACAGGCTACGCTTACAGGCATCCTCTCATTCGAGAAAAGCCTAGGCACAAGAGTGATGTGGAAATCCCAGCGACTGTGACTGCCTTTTCCTTTGAAGATGATACAGTGCCACTGTCTCCTCTGAAATACATGGCACAGAGGCAGCAGCGTGAGAAAACAAGATGGCTGAACTCACCAAATACTTACATGAAAGTGAATGTCCCTGAGGAGTCTCGGAACGGGGAAACTAGCCCCAGGACCAAAATCACA TGGATGAAAGCGGAGGACTCTTCTAAAGTTAGCAGTGGAACACCTATCAAAATTGAAGATCCAAATCAGTTTGTTCCCTTAAACACAAACCCGAATGAAgtactagaaaaaagaaataag ATTCGAGAACAAAATCGATATGACTTGAAAACAGCAGGACCACAATCTCAGTTGCTTGCTGGAATTGTTGTGGATAAGCCTCCTTCT aCCATGCAGTTTGAAGATGATGATCACagccccccagctcctcccaacCCCTTCAGCCATCTCACAGAAGGAGAGCTTGAGGAGTATAAGAAGACAATCGAGCGTAAACAGCAAGGCCTGGAAG ATGCTGAGCAGGAATTACTCTCAGATGACGCTTCATCTGTTTCACAAATTCAGTCTCAAACTCAGTCACCGCAAAATATCCCTGAAAAATTAGAAG AAAACGATGAGCTATTTTCCAAGAGCTTCATCTCCATGGACATGCCTGTCCTGATAGTGAACGGCAAGGATGATGTGCATAGTGTTGAGGAGGAGCTTGCTCAGCGAGTGAGTAGGTTGACTACAAGCACCACCATAGAAAACATCGAGATTACCATTAAGTCTCCAGAAAAAATTGAAGAAGTCATGTCACCTGAAGGCTCACCTTCAAAATCACCatccaagaaaaagaagaaattccgCACTCcttcttttctgaaaaagaacaaaaaaaaggagaaggTTGAAGCCTAA
- the ADD3 gene encoding gamma-adducin isoform X2 yields MSSDASQDVVTTPPPPSMPHKERYFDRINENDPEYIRERNMSPDLRQDFNMMEQRKRVTQILQSPAFREDLECLIQEQMKKGHNPTGLLALQQIADYIMANSFSGFTSPPLSTSGLGMVTPINDLPGADTSSYVKGEKLTRCKLASLYRLADLFGWAHLANTYISVRISKEQDHIIIIPRGLSFSEATASNLVKVNIIGEVVDQGSTNLKIDHTGFSPHAAIYSTRPDVKCVIHIHTLATAAVSSMKCGILPISQESLILGDVAYYDYQGSLDEQEERIQLQKVLGPSCKVLVLRNHGVVALGETVEEAFHYVFNVQIACEIQVRALAGAGGVDNLLVLDLQKYKTFTHTVAAAGGGGVNMASHQKWKVGEIEFEGLMRTLDNLGYRTGYAYRHPLIREKPRHKSDVEIPATVTAFSFEDDTVPLSPLKYMAQRQQREKTRWLNSPNTYMKVNVPEESRNGETSPRTKITWMKAEDSSKVSSGTPIKIEDPNQFVPLNTNPNEVLEKRNKIREQNRYDLKTAGPQSQLLAGIVVDKPPSTMQFEDDDHSPPAPPNPFSHLTEGELEEYKKTIERKQQGLEENDELFSKSFISMDMPVLIVNGKDDVHSVEEELAQRVSRLTTSTTIENIEITIKSPEKIEEVMSPEGSPSKSPSKKKKKFRTPSFLKKNKKKEKVEA; encoded by the exons GCCTTTCGGGAAGACCTGGAATGCCTTATTCAAGAACAGATGAAGAAAGGCCACAATCCAACTGGATTACTAGCATTGCAACAGATTGCAGATTACATCATGGCCAATTCTTTTTCAGGCTTTACTTCACCTCCCCTCAGTACTTCAG gtCTCGGCATGGTCACACCTATCAATGACCTTCCTGGGGCAGATACATCCTCATACGTGAAAGGAGAAAAGCTTACTCGCTGTAAACTTGCCAGCCTGTACAGACTTGCAGACTTGTTTGGATGGGCCCACCTGGCAAATACGTATATCTCA gtAAGAATAAGTAAGGAGCAAGACCACATAATAATAATACCCAGAGGCCTGTCTTTTTCTGAAGCCACAGCCTCCAATTTG GTGAAAGTCAATATAATAGGAGAAGTGGTTGATCAGGGAAGTACTAATTTGAAAATTGACCACACAGGATTCAGTCCCCATGCGGCAATCTATTCAACACGTCCTGATGTTAAGTGCGTGATCCACATCCATACCCTTGCAACAGCAGCT GTATCCTCCATGAAGTGCGGGATCCTTCCAATTTCTCAAGAGTCCCTGATCCTGGGAGATGTCGCCTATTATGACTACCAAGGGTCACTTGATGAACAGGAGGAGAGAATTCAACTGCAGAAAGTTCTGGGACCAAGTTGTAAG GTGCTGGTACTCAGAAACCATGGTGTGGTGGCACTTGGAGAAACAGTCGAGGAGGCTTTTCATTACGTTTTTAATGTGCAGATAGCCTGTGAGATTCAG GTGCGGGCATTAgcaggggcaggtggggtggaCAATCTGCTTGTCCTGGATCTTCAGAAGTACAAAACTTTCACCCACACCGTAGCAGccgctggaggaggaggagtgaatATGGCTTCCCATCAAAAATGGAAGGTTGGCGAGATTGAGTTTGAAGGACTGATGAGGACTCTGGATAATTTG GGATACAGAACAGGCTACGCTTACAGGCATCCTCTCATTCGAGAAAAGCCTAGGCACAAGAGTGATGTGGAAATCCCAGCGACTGTGACTGCCTTTTCCTTTGAAGATGATACAGTGCCACTGTCTCCTCTGAAATACATGGCACAGAGGCAGCAGCGTGAGAAAACAAGATGGCTGAACTCACCAAATACTTACATGAAAGTGAATGTCCCTGAGGAGTCTCGGAACGGGGAAACTAGCCCCAGGACCAAAATCACA TGGATGAAAGCGGAGGACTCTTCTAAAGTTAGCAGTGGAACACCTATCAAAATTGAAGATCCAAATCAGTTTGTTCCCTTAAACACAAACCCGAATGAAgtactagaaaaaagaaataag ATTCGAGAACAAAATCGATATGACTTGAAAACAGCAGGACCACAATCTCAGTTGCTTGCTGGAATTGTTGTGGATAAGCCTCCTTCT aCCATGCAGTTTGAAGATGATGATCACagccccccagctcctcccaacCCCTTCAGCCATCTCACAGAAGGAGAGCTTGAGGAGTATAAGAAGACAATCGAGCGTAAACAGCAAGGCCTGGAAG AAAACGATGAGCTATTTTCCAAGAGCTTCATCTCCATGGACATGCCTGTCCTGATAGTGAACGGCAAGGATGATGTGCATAGTGTTGAGGAGGAGCTTGCTCAGCGAGTGAGTAGGTTGACTACAAGCACCACCATAGAAAACATCGAGATTACCATTAAGTCTCCAGAAAAAATTGAAGAAGTCATGTCACCTGAAGGCTCACCTTCAAAATCACCatccaagaaaaagaagaaattccgCACTCcttcttttctgaaaaagaacaaaaaaaaggagaaggTTGAAGCCTAA